The proteins below come from a single Cannabis sativa cultivar Pink pepper isolate KNU-18-1 chromosome 3, ASM2916894v1, whole genome shotgun sequence genomic window:
- the LOC115710350 gene encoding uncharacterized protein LOC115710350 gives MASANTSLDHWRKAQDITSLSSIFLNNLGDRNELWVKPVLKTIKINIDAASFEQENSYGYGMVARDHLGSPLHFPSEVVEAMGIKEALSWIKANHWKGVTIESDSMLAVQAIHSTQLMTYVFGLVVNDCRILLSSLSDVYLRFVRRSANRVVHYVARHARSLTGRSILGPSIPRDL, from the coding sequence ATGGCATCAGCAAATACTTCTCTTGATCATTGGAGAAAAGCTCAGGATATTACTTCTCTCTCATCTatatttctcaacaatttaGGTGATAGGAATGAGCTTTGGGTCAAACCGGTGTTGAAAACCATCAAGATTAATATTGATGCAGCTTCATTTGAGCAGGAAAATTCTTATGGTTACGGGATGGTGGCCCGTGACCATCTTGGTTCCCCTCTTCACTTTCCATCTGAAGTGGTTGAAGCAATGGGTATCAAAGAAGCACTTAGTTGGATCAAGGCAAACCATTGGAAGGGAGTTACGATCGAGAGTGACAGCATGCTCGCCGTTCAGGCTATTCATTCTACTCAGTTAATGACTTATGTGTTTGGCTTAGTTGTTAATGATTGTAGAATTTTATTATCCTCTCTTTCTGATGTTTATTTACGTTTTGTTAGACGATCAGCAAATCGGGTTGTCCACTATGTTGCTAGGCATGCACGATCTCTAACTGGTCGTAGCATTCTGGGGCCTTCTATCCCCCGTGATCTTTAG